One stretch of Paenibacillus sp. AN1007 DNA includes these proteins:
- a CDS encoding YqzE family protein — MAKSDELVKYITQRVVHYIDTPKDERKERREQSRKKEPWTMKWFGMIPFAVSLWVRKKKNRSR; from the coding sequence ATGGCTAAAAGTGATGAGCTTGTCAAATACATTACACAGCGTGTGGTGCATTATATTGACACCCCTAAAGATGAGCGGAAAGAACGGAGAGAGCAGAGCAGAAAGAAAGAACCCTGGACGATGAAGTGGTTTGGCATGATTCCCTTTGCTGTATCGCTGTGGGTCCGCAAAAAGAAAAACAGATCAAGGTAA
- a CDS encoding N-acetylmuramoyl-L-alanine amidase, giving the protein MYNLLVLTAALLINFLCVPAMPSASAAIHTDPSVYQPSIMPMTDGDAYRSSHHAFAAPVILLDVGHGGIDGGTTEAGVLEKDINLAISQKIYLLLRSKGYAVIINRLGDYALSDENRWLNSRSRHVRDLAQRKSLSEEVSTDIVVSIHANWSPRSATHGPVVLHQKEGRSYLLAQSIQDTMNRLYGTHREVVWGKPFYMLNYVKQPAVIVETGFLSNPADRAKISNPLEQKRIAQSIADGIIYYLSVV; this is encoded by the coding sequence ATGTATAATCTGCTTGTCTTGACAGCGGCTCTGTTAATCAACTTTCTTTGTGTTCCCGCTATGCCTTCTGCTTCAGCAGCCATTCACACAGATCCTTCTGTCTACCAGCCCTCGATTATGCCTATGACAGATGGGGATGCATATCGCTCCAGCCATCACGCTTTTGCAGCACCCGTCATTTTGCTTGACGTTGGACATGGAGGCATTGACGGCGGCACGACTGAAGCAGGCGTTCTGGAGAAAGACATCAATTTGGCGATCAGTCAAAAAATATATCTGCTGCTTCGCAGCAAAGGTTATGCCGTCATCATTAACCGTCTCGGCGACTACGCACTCAGTGATGAGAACAGGTGGTTGAACAGCCGCTCACGTCATGTCAGGGATCTCGCTCAGCGCAAAAGTCTCAGTGAAGAAGTGAGTACGGATATTGTCGTCAGCATTCATGCCAACTGGAGTCCACGTTCGGCCACGCACGGACCTGTCGTTCTTCATCAAAAAGAAGGCCGAAGCTATCTGCTGGCACAATCCATTCAGGATACCATGAACCGCTTATACGGCACGCATCGTGAAGTCGTGTGGGGTAAGCCCTTTTACATGCTGAATTACGTGAAGCAGCCGGCAGTTATTGTGGAAACCGGCTTTTTAAGCAATCCAGCAGATCGGGCCAAAATCAGTAATCCGTTAGAACAAAAACGAATTGCCCAGTCTATTGCTGATGGGATCATTTATTACCTGTCGGTAGTGTAG
- a CDS encoding divergent polysaccharide deacetylase family protein has translation MMRKNKGRRFSVGMGFRCLVFLCILSAAGALGERGALAQPETSTAPQPNRIAIIIDDVGNDMKGTAEILDMPVKLTVAVMPFLQTTKQDAVAAHKKGMDVIVHMPMEPKKGRPEWLGPGAITSNLTDEQVRERVEKAIDDVPYAIGMNNHMGSKITSDKRIMSIVLDVCRERGLFFVDSRTNFRSVAGELAQTKNMPPVGNDIFLDDHNSKAHIRKQFDLAVQRAVDKKSCVVIGHVGHTGLNTSAVICESVSRLQHQVQFVGIGDLVRDVWHWQAAPTLPTGNK, from the coding sequence ATGATGCGTAAGAATAAAGGACGCCGCTTTTCAGTTGGAATGGGATTTCGATGTTTGGTCTTCCTATGTATTTTAAGTGCTGCCGGAGCGTTAGGGGAAAGGGGGGCTTTGGCCCAGCCGGAGACAAGTACAGCACCTCAGCCCAATCGAATAGCCATCATCATTGATGATGTTGGCAATGATATGAAGGGGACGGCGGAGATTCTGGATATGCCGGTGAAGCTGACCGTAGCCGTGATGCCTTTTTTGCAAACAACGAAACAAGATGCGGTCGCAGCGCATAAAAAAGGGATGGATGTGATTGTACACATGCCGATGGAACCTAAAAAGGGAAGACCGGAATGGCTTGGTCCAGGGGCGATCACTTCCAATCTGACAGACGAACAGGTTCGGGAACGAGTGGAGAAGGCGATTGATGATGTGCCCTACGCCATTGGTATGAACAATCATATGGGTTCCAAAATCACTTCGGATAAACGCATCATGTCCATTGTGCTGGATGTATGCCGGGAACGTGGGTTGTTCTTTGTCGACAGCCGCACTAACTTTCGATCTGTTGCGGGCGAGCTTGCTCAGACCAAAAATATGCCGCCCGTTGGAAACGACATATTTCTGGATGATCATAATTCAAAAGCACATATTCGGAAGCAGTTCGATCTGGCTGTTCAACGCGCCGTAGATAAGAAAAGCTGTGTTGTCATTGGGCACGTCGGTCATACGGGGTTGAACACCTCAGCCGTTATTTGTGAGTCCGTCTCACGTTTGCAGCATCAGGTGCAGTTCGTGGGTATTGGAGATCTGGTACGGGATGTGTGGCACTGGCAGGCAGCGCCTACACTACCGACAGGTAATAAATGA
- a CDS encoding carbohydrate-binding protein produces MRLKWKKSVNILLACLTALPLMLTPTNVSAASDANINLASEKQLIKGFGGINHPVWIGDLTPAQRETAFGNDQNQLGFSILRISVDPNPNNWALEVPTAKRAIEKGAIVFASPWNPPSSMVETFNRNGDTNAKRLRYDKYGAYAQHLNDFVTFMKNNGVNLYAISVQNEPDYAHDWTWWTPQEILRFMKENAGSIQGTKVMAPESFQYLKNISDPILNDPQALANMDILGAHTYGTQFKDFPYPLFKQKGAGKELWMTEVYYPNSDNNSADRWPEALDVSYHMHNAMVEGDFQAYVWWYIRRQYSPMKEDGTISKRGYNMAHFSKFVRPGYVRVDASKNPDTNTFVSAYKGDNKVVIVAINRGTSSANQRFVLQNGNASTVSSYVTDSSRNLASLAPINVSNGAFTAQLPARSVTTFVANLTGGGGNVGTGTTYEAETGTTLTDAVIENLYPGFSGSGYVNFNAYTGSAIQWNEINNTITGTKNVKFRYALESGTRNLDIYVNGTKVISNQPFEATGSWSTWGEKTIQVPMNSGTNTLRIVTTGSEGPNIDNITVTAAL; encoded by the coding sequence ATGAGATTGAAATGGAAAAAGTCAGTTAATATTTTGCTTGCCTGTTTAACCGCATTACCCCTGATGTTGACGCCGACGAACGTATCTGCAGCCAGTGATGCCAACATCAACTTGGCTTCAGAAAAGCAGCTCATCAAAGGTTTTGGCGGTATAAATCATCCAGTCTGGATTGGTGACCTTACACCGGCTCAACGTGAAACCGCTTTCGGAAATGATCAGAACCAGCTTGGGTTCTCTATTCTCCGAATCTCCGTCGATCCGAACCCCAATAACTGGGCTCTAGAAGTCCCAACAGCCAAGCGCGCAATCGAGAAAGGTGCGATTGTATTTGCATCACCTTGGAATCCTCCGAGCAGCATGGTGGAAACTTTCAATCGCAACGGCGATACCAATGCCAAGAGACTGAGATATGACAAATACGGTGCGTATGCTCAGCATTTGAATGACTTTGTAACCTTTATGAAAAATAACGGCGTGAACCTGTACGCGATCTCCGTGCAGAACGAGCCGGATTACGCTCACGACTGGACGTGGTGGACCCCGCAGGAAATCCTTCGTTTTATGAAGGAAAATGCAGGCAGTATTCAAGGTACCAAAGTTATGGCCCCTGAATCTTTCCAATACTTGAAAAATATATCTGACCCTATCCTGAATGATCCGCAGGCACTCGCCAATATGGACATCTTGGGAGCTCATACGTATGGAACGCAGTTCAAAGATTTCCCATACCCGCTCTTTAAGCAAAAAGGAGCCGGTAAAGAGCTGTGGATGACAGAAGTCTATTATCCAAACAGTGACAACAACTCCGCTGACCGCTGGCCAGAAGCGTTGGACGTATCGTACCATATGCACAATGCAATGGTTGAAGGCGACTTCCAAGCTTATGTATGGTGGTATATCCGCAGACAATATAGTCCGATGAAGGAAGATGGAACGATCAGCAAGCGTGGTTATAACATGGCTCATTTCTCCAAATTTGTTCGCCCTGGATATGTCAGAGTAGATGCTTCCAAAAACCCGGATACCAATACCTTTGTATCTGCCTATAAAGGCGATAACAAAGTCGTGATCGTAGCCATCAACCGCGGTACTTCGTCTGCAAACCAACGATTTGTACTGCAGAATGGTAATGCTTCCACCGTTTCTTCATATGTTACGGACAGCAGCCGTAATCTGGCGAGCCTTGCACCGATTAACGTTTCCAATGGCGCATTCACCGCGCAGCTTCCAGCACGGAGTGTGACTACATTTGTTGCTAACCTCACTGGTGGCGGCGGGAATGTAGGCACAGGTACCACTTATGAGGCTGAAACAGGAACAACGCTTACCGATGCAGTGATTGAGAACCTGTACCCAGGTTTCTCCGGTTCCGGTTACGTGAACTTTAACGCGTATACAGGTTCCGCAATTCAATGGAATGAAATCAACAACACGATTACCGGCACTAAAAATGTCAAGTTCCGTTATGCTCTGGAAAGTGGTACAAGAAACCTAGACATTTATGTTAACGGCACCAAAGTAATCAGCAACCAACCCTTTGAGGCAACAGGGAGCTGGTCAACCTGGGGTGAGAAAACCATTCAAGTGCCTATGAA